The Mycolicibacterium fluoranthenivorans genomic interval CCACATGGCCGAAACGTCTTTCGCGCCAATGGGGTAGCAGTGCCAGCACCATGCGGACCGCACCGAAGTAGTTGACCGCCATCACCCGTTCGTAGTCGTGTAGGCGATCGGTGGAGGCCGACACCGACCGGCGGATGGACCGGCCCGCGTTGTTCACCAGATAGTCGACGTGCCCGAACCTGCCCAGGATGTCCTTGACGGTGTGCTCCACCGACGACGAATCGGTGACATCACAGGTGAAGGCGTGGGCCTGACCGCCCGCGGCACGGATCTCGGCGACCAGATCGTCGAGCGCGTCGGCGCTGCGCGCCAAGGCGAACACCGTCGCCCCGCGCTGAGCCACGGCGACGGCCGAGGCGCGCCCGATACCGCTGGAGGCCCCGGTGATGATGACGTGCCGACCGACCAACGGACCGCCCGGGTCATCGCGGCGGGCCCGGTCCGGGTCCAGGTGTTCGGCCCAGTAGCGCCACAGCTTCGGGGCGTAGGAGGCGAAATCGGGAACCTCGATCCCGGTGCCGCGCAACGCCTCTTCGGTCCGGTCCGCGGTGAAGGTGGGCGCCAGGTCGACGACGTCGAGGATCTCGGCGGGGATGCCGAGCTGAGTGGCCGCCATATCGCGCAGCACCTTGGCCCGACCGGTGGCCTTGAGCACCGGTGTCACCGTCGCCGTCGGCAGGGATCCGCGCAGCGGCGGCAAACCTGCTTCCTTGGCCACCCCGCGGTAGATCCCGCGCAGGCCAATGGTTTTCGGTGCGGTCAAGTGGAAGGTCTGCCCGTCGCGCCCGGGGCTGTGCAGGAGCGAAACGATCGCTGAGACCACGTAGTCGACCGGCACGATGTTGGTGCGGCCCGTATCGGGCAGCACCATCGGGGTGAAGCGGGGGAGCACGGCGAGCTTCGCGAGAATCCCGAAGAAGTAGTACGGCCCGTCGACCTTGTCCATCTCGCCGGTGCGGGAGTCGCCGACGACCACCGCGGGCCGGTAGATCCGGTGCCGCAGCCCGCTGCCGCGAACCAGTTGTTCGGCCTCGAACTTGGTCTGGTGGTACGGCGTCGGAAGGTTCTGGGCGACGTCGAAATCGTCCTCGGTATAGACGCCCGGATAGCTACCGGCCACCGCGATCGACGACACGTGATGCAGGGTGGCGTCCAGGCGCCGGGTCAGCTCGATGACGGCGTTGGTGCCGTCGACGTTGGCGGCGCGCTGCGCCGCCTCCGGAGCAGTGATGTCGTAGATCGCCGCGCAATGCACCACGTGATCGATATCCCCGAGTTCGGCGATCGCGTCCTCGCTGAGGCCCAGGCCGGCTTCTGCCAGGTCTCCTACCAGCGGTTTCGCCCGGGGTCCCCAGGTCTGGGCGAGCTGCTCGAACCGGCCGAGCGATTCCCGTCGCACCAGCACCCACACCTGCGCGTCGTCGCGGTCATGCACGAGCTGGGACACGATGCGGCGGCCGATAAACCCAGTACCGCCGGTAACGACATAATTCATGCGGTCATGGTCGTCCTCGGGGCGCCGGACGTCAACTGGCGATTCTCAGGCATGTACGTCATCACCATCGCACTCGCCCGGATTGGCGACTACCTGGGTGGCCGAGTGGGTCTCCGCCTCACCTTTGACGGAGACTCCAACCTTGGCGTCCTCATCGCCAGCCGTCCACCGCTGACCGGCAGCGACTTTGTCGATCACGGTGTTCTAGTCGGGCTTCAGCTATTTCAGCTCGGGTGAATGGCCGCATTGGGCGAGAATGCCGTTGCGTGAGATCGCTGTGGCGTTCAGCTCGCTCGGTGCCAGCCGTCGGCTGGCTGTGGAATTGTCCACGTGGTCGCCGCCAGGCTGGGTCATGGCGGAGCCCGGCAAAGATCGGTCGGTGTCGGGTTGACGCGTCAGTCGGCATATGCGATGGTCGTACAGAGTGTGCGTCAGGGTGAAACACCGGGGGGTGTGTTCAGTCGCGGGATGGCTGAACACAGGGTTGGGGGTCTATCCATGATGACGAATACGGTGCTCTGTGATGCGCAGGTGACACCCGACGGTGCTGTCGTGGTGATCGAGGATGTCGGTGCTCGTGGCGTGCCGGGGCTCTATGCGCACGAGGCGATGGGCTGTGTCGTGACTCCGCCCCGACCTATGCATGCGATCTGGGTGCACACCATGAGCATGCTCGACGGTGAGCTTCTCGGTCACCAGGTTCGGGTGCGGGTCCTGGTCGGCACCGACACCCGAGGACTTGGAAGGCCGGTGTACCGAGGTGAGTTCACTATTGCCAGTGGGGTTTTGGCGATCGGTGAGGCCCGCAACCCGGATCGCCAGCTGTTGTTCGGAATCCCCGCCACACTGCGGGTCACGGTGCTGGTGGAGACCGCCGACGAGGTGATCCACTTCAGCGATCCGCCGGCGGACTATCCGGTCTCGGGTCCCACCGATGTCACCGTGCTCATCGAGGACAACCCTGGCTTCACCCACGCGGTGAGCAACACCGTCCTGCGCCGGCAGTGGTGGCTTCGATGGCCGGCGATTCGCCGCAAGCTTCACCGCAGTTCCCGGCCACCGGTGCCCCTCCGACGAAAGGATCGCTGTGCGCATTCAGGTTTCACCGCTGTGTGTACGGCCGATGTTCCAGGGGGCCGGGCTGTACCGGGCGCCGAGATCCCGAAAGGCCCTGCTGCGGAAGCGAGATGAGTGCCGCTGTCTGGCGCATTGTCGTTGTTCTCGCGTGGGTGGCCGCGCTGATAGCGTTCGCCGCCGCCGTGTTACGGGCTCACGAGAGCGAGGCCGCCCACAGTGGGCCGTCGGGGCCATCGTTGGCGATGACGAAAAGTGTTGTTACACCGACACGTTTGGCATCCGCAGAGCACATCGATTGGGGATGAGGACGCTGCACGGGGATATCAGTGGATAGCGTGGTGCGCCGTGCAGCCATTTTTCATGGGGTGGGTACCGAAGCGGTCGACGCACTCGCTGGTCAGCTCATGCCGATCGACTTCGATCAGGGCACAGTGATCTTCGCCAAGGGCGACAGCGGGGATCGGCTGTACATCATTGCCTCGGGCAAAGTGAAGATCAGCGACGCCACCACCAGCGATCGAGAAAGCATCCTCGCGGTCATGGGGCCCTCGGACATGTTCGGTGAACTCGCCTTATTCGATCCTGGTCCACGCACCTCCACGGCCACCGCGATCACTGACGTCCGCACTGTGTCGATGGACCGGGCGGTCCTGCGCAGCTGGATTAGTGGTCGGCCCGAAATTTCCGAGCAACTGCTGCGTGTCCTGGCCCGGCGACTACGCCGAACCAACGACGCCATCATGGACCAGATCTTCACCGACGTCGCAGGTCGTGTCGCCAAACAGCTTCTGCATCTGGCGCGGCAGTTCGGCACGCAACAGGGCTCGGTCCTGCGGGTCCATCACGGTCTGCGGCAAACCGAACTAGCTCAGCTGGTCGGCGCGTCCAGGGAAACGGTCAACAAGACCTTGGCCGACTTCGCGGTCCGGGGCTGGATCCTGTTCGACTCCAGCGGCCTGACCATCCTCGATACCCAGCGACTCGTTGCACGAGCGGCAAAGTAGTCCATGCCATCAACGCAACCGGTGAACCTGGTCAAAGACGAGCTCAGTTCCGTAGCGGTGGCAAGGGCACATGCCCGCAAGGCTGAGGTCGCGGCGATGCTACGGCTGGCCGGTGGGCTCGCCATCATTGGCAACAAGGTCGTCGTCGACGCCGAACTCGATCACCTCCCGAGTGCCCAACGCCTGGTCAGCGCTGTCCATACCCTTTACGGCTCCATACCGGCGCTGCACACCATGCGAAACAGCACGCGTAGCAGCGACCACTACCTACTGCGCGTCACCCACGCCGAGAACCTCGCCCGGCAGACCGGGCTCATCGACCACCGCGGACGACCCATCAGCGGGATGCCCCCGTGGATCATCCGTGGTACCCGCGACGAGGTCGAAGCGGCCTGGCGCGGAGCGATTCTCGCTACCGGGCGCCTGTCGTTGACCGGGCATCGCCAAGGGCTCACCGTGTCCAGCCCGGGCCCGGAAGCGGCGCTGGCACTGGTCGGCTTGGCGCGCCGGCTCGGGGTCACTGCGCAGCGACGCGAAGACCGCGGGCGCGACTGTATCGTCGTGCGCGGCGACGACGCCGTGACCACACTGCTGGCGCAAATCGGAGCGCCACAGACAAGTACCCAATGGTCGAATCGGCGCCACCACCATCGGCTCGCATCCCAGACCGGAACCGGACGAAGCCCCACCTTTGAGTCGGCGAACACCAGGCGCGCGGCCGCGGCGGCAGCCGAGTCCACAGCACGTGTGCAGCGAGCGATGCACATCCTGGGTGACACCGCACCCGAACATCTCAAAGAGGTCGCAGCGCTACGCCTGGCCAATCCCGGCCTGACGTTGACCGAATTGGGTGGCCGCGCCCAGCCACCGATGACCAAAGACACTGTTGCAGGCCGAATTCGACGACTACTGAACCTGGCCGACCGGACTGCCGCACGAGCTGGGATCCCCGACACCGGTGCATCGACCTTCGGCATCCTGCCGGGGTGACGCTGGTGTGGGACTGGCCGGCTCGATGCCCGCATCGAGCCGGCCCGATGCGGGCTTATGGGATATGACACGAATCTGAGACAGATTCCATTGAATCTCGTGAGATAACCCTCCCGAATCGCCGCAGCTCAGCGCATCGCCATATGACAAAGGATCTGAGAATCTACAGTCAACTAGCGTCTCGACACGAGCTCGTCACACCGCCTCGCCTGACGAAAAAGGGAGACCCCGCCATGCCGATCGATCCGCGCGCCGTCGGCGCCACAACCGATCCCCAGGACTTCACCTGGACCGACCGCGACACCCTGCTCTACGCACTCGGGGTGGGCGCCGGCGTCGACGATCTGGCCTTCACCACCGAGAACAGTCACGACATCGAACAACAGGTGCTGCCCACCTTCGCGATCATCGCGTGCTCACCGTTCGCGGCGGCGCTCAAGATCGGCAGCTTCAACTTCGGCATGCTGCTGCACGGGTCCCAGGAGATCCGGCTGCACAAGCCGCTGCCCCCGGCCGGCCGGCTGCGTGTGCACTCCGAGGTCGCCGATATCCAGGACAAGGGTGAAGGCAAGAACGCCGTGGTGATGCTCAAGGGCTACGGCGCCGACCCGGAGACCGGCGAGGTCGTGGTGGAAACCCTGACCACGGTGGTGATCCGCGGCGAAGGCGGATTCGGCGGGCAGCCCGGCCGGCGACCGACCGCCCCCGAGTTCCCCGACCGGGCACCCGATGCGACGGTGGCCCTGCCCACCCGCGAGGACCAGGCGCTGCTGTACCGGCTCTCCGGCGATCGCAACCCGCTGCACAGCGACCCCTGGTTCGCCCAGACCCTGGCCGGCTTTCCCAAGCCGATCCTGCACGGCCTGTGCACCTACGGGGTGGCCGGCCGCGCGCTGGTCGCCGAACTCGGTGGCGGTGACGCGACGAAGGTCCACGCGGTGGCCGCCCGCTTCAGTTCGCCGGTCTTCCCCGGTGAGACGCTGACCACCTCGATCTGGCGCACCGAGGACGGGCGCGCGGTGTTCCGCACCGAGGCCGCCGCGCCGGACGGATCCGGTGCGCGGGTGGTCCTCGACGACGGGGCCGCCGAGTACTCGAGCCGATGAGACTGGTTGTCGGATATCTGGCCACCCCCGGTGGCGCTGATGCGCTGGCACTCGGAGTCCGGTTCGCGCGGACTCTGGGTGCCGAGATCGAGTTGTGCGTCGTGCTGCCGCCGGACCGGATGGTGCCCGCACTGGTGAATGCCGGTGGTTACGAACAGGTGCTGTCCCGGCAGGCGCAGGAATGGCTCGCCGAGGCGATGGCCGGTGTGCCTGCCGATGTCGTGGTGAACCCGCACGTGAGCTTCAGCGATTCGTTCGCCGACGGGCTGATCCGTGAGACGCTGCGACTGGATGCCGTGGCCATCGTGGTGGGTGGCGCCGGCGGCGGCCTGGCCGGAAGGTTGTCGCTGGGCTCGGTGGTCAACGAACTGCTGCATTCGGCACCCGTTCCGGTGGCCGTGGCACCCAGGGGAATTCGACTCTCCGGCGTCGAACGGGTCCGTGAGGTCACCTGCGCACTCGGTGAGCGCGCCGGCGCCGACGTGCTGCTGGACACGGCGGTGGCGGCCAGCCGGGCCGCGGGCACGCCGCTGCGACTGGTCTCTCTGGTGGCGCTGGACCCGATGCTGGGTGGGCTGCGCAGCGACGACCCGGACGCGGTGCGTGAACACGCCCTGACGCATGGACGCCAGGTGCTGGACGCCGCCAAAGAATCTCTGCCGAAGGACTTTCCGGTGACGGCGACAGTGACCGATGGCTCGACCGTGGAAGACGCAGTGAACAAGCTGCCCTGGCGCGACGGCGATCTCATCATGGTCGGGTCCAGCCGGCTGGCCGCGCCGCGCAAGCTCTTTCTCGGATCGACCGCGGCCAAGATACTGCGCGTCGTCGAAGTCCCGATCGTCGTGGTTCCCCGAACCCCGTACCGGGACGAGGGCAGCATGAGTCCGGAGATCGTCGGCCGGGCGCCGTAACGCTAGACGGTATGGGGTGACCGTCGGCGTTTGTGGCAGGGGGTTGCGGGCCGGGGCCTCGCTCACCCATGTTCGTGGGTTACCGGGTGGGTAGTGGTCCGCCCGGTCTATCCAACAGTGGTGGGAGGCCCCGGTGTTCACTGAGCGTACGAGTATTGGGCTGGACGTGCACGCACGTTCTGTCGTGGCCGCAGCGATTGACGGCGTCACCGGGGAGGTGATCCGGGCCAGGTTGACGCCGTCCTATGAGCACATTCAGTCGTGGATTGCGGAGTTGCCTGGTCCGGTGGCGGTGGCCTATGAGGCGGGCCCAACCGGCTTCGGGCTGTATCGGGCACTGACCGATACGGGCGTCAGATGCGAGGTCGTGGCGCCGTCAAAGCTGCACAAGCCCGCCGGGGACCGGGTAAAGACCGATGCGCGGGATGCGCTGCATCTGGCGCGTTTACTGCGCCTGGACGAGGTCACCTCGGTGTCGATCCCCAGTGTGAACCAGGAAGCTGCCCGTGATCTGGTACGTGCACGCGAAGACTGCCGCGGTGATCTGATGAGGGCACGGCATCGACTGTCCAAGCTGCTGCTACGCCACGGCATCGTCTACTACGAAGGTGCGGCCTGGACCGATGCGCACGATCGGTGGCTCAGGAGCCGGGTGGCACCGCAGTTGCCGACGCTGGCGACCCGGATGGCCTTCGATTCCGACTACGAGCAGGTGTTGATGTTGCAGGCCAGGCGCCGAGGTCTGGACTCGGCGATCGAGAACATCGCCACCGACAGTGAGTTCACCCCCGTGGTGCGCAGGATGTCCTGCCTGCGCGGGGTGGGCACGTTGACGGCGTTCGCGTTGGCAGTCGAGATCGGCGACTGGAACCGGTTCACCGGCAACACGATCGGTGCGTTCATCGGGCTGGTGCCCTCGGAGTCCTCGTCGGGTTCCACGCGATCGCAGGGACCGATCACCAAGACCGGAAACACTCACGCGCGCCGACTACTGGTCGAAGCCGCCTGGCATCACCGACCCAAGTATCAGGCGCGAGCGGTCATGCGTGCACGGTGGGAGAAGGCCCCCGCGGCGGCCCGTGCTCGCGGTCACGAGGGCAACCGTCGTCTGCACAACCGGTGGGTGGATTTCCTGGCGCGGCGCAAGCGGTCCACCGTGGCCAACGTTGCGATCGCCCGTGAACTGGCCGGCTGGTGCTGGTCACTGGCGGTCATGGACGACTGACCGCCACCTGACTGCTTCCTCGCGAGCACGGTGGTAGCAGCGCGTGGATCGACCCGCGACCCAACTATGAGCAGACCTTCGGGTCGACGCTCGACACTAGACCCGCGGATGCGATCCAGCCGAAACCCCGTCCTGCGGTAGCCAACCCGCGAATATCAGTCTGACCGCGCGTCGCCAACGACACGCTCACCACACGGACTCGCCAAGGAAGCAACGAGGCGCCGTCGGGGTAGCTCCCCGACGGCGCCTCCCCATGCCCCTTGACAAAGTTCTCTACATATCAGTTGTCGTTCGGCGGCGACTGGGGTTCGAAGGGTGGGTACCACCACCATTGGGCGCGTTCGCCGGTCGGTCCGGGGTAGGGCGGGACATTCGGTGCCGGTGTGGTGGGTGGGCGGGCCAAGGCTCCGCCGTCGAGTTTTCGGCCGTCGCTGTCGGTGACGACCAGCCGGTCCGCGGGGCCGGTGAGGGTGAGGCCGCCGCGGTGATGCAGGCGGTGGTGGAACGGGCAGAGCAGCACCAGGTTGGACAGTTCGGTGGGGCCGCCGTCTTCCCAATGCTGGAGGTGGTGGGCGTGCAGTCCGCGGGTGGCAGCGCAGCCGGGCACCACACAGCAGCGGTCGCGGTGCTCGAGTGCCCGGCGCAGGCGGCGGTTGATGGTGCGGGTGGCCCGGCCGGCGCCGATCGGTTGGCCGTGGCGTGCAAACCAGATTTCGCAGGTGGCATCGCAGAGCAGGTAGCGCCGTTCATCCTCGGACAGCACCGGGCCCAGGTGCAGTGCAGCGGCGGGCTTGTCGATATCGAGATGGATCACCACGGTGGTGTGCTGGCCGTGCGGGCGCCGGGCCACATCAGAATCCCAGCCGGCTTCGACCAGGCTCATGAACGCATCCACCCGAGTCGGGAACGGTTCTTCGGTGTCGGCGGGGTGTTCGGCGATCAACGCATCGTGGTGGGACTGCACGGCGGCATCGAATGTCGCGGCTTCCAGCCGGGGTAGCCGGATCCGGTAGGTGGTGTACCGGTCCCCGGTGGAGGTTTTCGTGACCTCCGGCCCCGATTCGGTCGGTGTCTCAGGATCGGGACGCGGTGCCATCGTCACCGCGGTGCGCAGCTGGCTGACCGTGGCCACCGACGCCAGTTCGGCGTAATGCTCATCGGAGCCCTCGGCGGCACGTTCGGCGATCACCCCGACCTGATCCAGCGACAACCGCCCCTCACGCAGCGCTTCGGCGCAGCGCGGAAACTCTTCCAGCCGCCGTGCCACCGCGACGACGGTCTCGGCGTTACGCGGGGCGACCCCGGTCTTCCACGCCACCAACGCCGACACCGACCGTGCGCCGGTCAGGCCACATAGCTCCTCGCGCTCCAATTCGGCCACGATCTGCACCAAGCGCCCGTCGATGGCATTGCGCTGCCCGCACAACTCGGCGATCTCGTCGAACAACACCTCCAGCCGCTGTCCGGCGGCCAAAGGTGTTGCGGTACCGGACATGAACCCATCATCGCAGAGGGGACCGACAAGTCCTGACCTCCGCGATGGACCGGCCCGAACCCGACTGGTCATCGAACAAATGTTCGATTACTCTGGGTCGGGTGGGCTGGCACAACGGACCGCCGACCTGGTCGGAGATGGAGCGGGTGCTCTCTGGCCGGTTCCCTCGGCCTGCCGAGGGTGGCGGGCCCCGCCGGATCGAGGCCCCGCCGGGTGACGGCGGGGACAGCCCCGGCTGGTCGCGCAAGCGCGGTGCTTACCGTCCTGCGGATGTCGAACGGGCCCGGTCCAAGGTCCC includes:
- a CDS encoding SDR family oxidoreductase yields the protein MNYVVTGGTGFIGRRIVSQLVHDRDDAQVWVLVRRESLGRFEQLAQTWGPRAKPLVGDLAEAGLGLSEDAIAELGDIDHVVHCAAIYDITAPEAAQRAANVDGTNAVIELTRRLDATLHHVSSIAVAGSYPGVYTEDDFDVAQNLPTPYHQTKFEAEQLVRGSGLRHRIYRPAVVVGDSRTGEMDKVDGPYYFFGILAKLAVLPRFTPMVLPDTGRTNIVPVDYVVSAIVSLLHSPGRDGQTFHLTAPKTIGLRGIYRGVAKEAGLPPLRGSLPTATVTPVLKATGRAKVLRDMAATQLGIPAEILDVVDLAPTFTADRTEEALRGTGIEVPDFASYAPKLWRYWAEHLDPDRARRDDPGGPLVGRHVIITGASSGIGRASAVAVAQRGATVFALARSADALDDLVAEIRAAGGQAHAFTCDVTDSSSVEHTVKDILGRFGHVDYLVNNAGRSIRRSVSASTDRLHDYERVMAVNYFGAVRMVLALLPHWRERRFGHVVNVSSAGVQANSPKYSAYLPSKAALDAFSEVVGTETLSDHITFTNIHMPLVSTPMIAPSRRLNPIPPITAEHAAAMVVRGLVEKPARIDTPVGTLADLGTYFTPRLSRRVLHQIYLGYPDSAAARGEAAPQPALDSPPPVPRRPKRAVRAARTARVPRPVKRAVRLIPGVHW
- a CDS encoding Crp/Fnr family transcriptional regulator produces the protein MDSVVRRAAIFHGVGTEAVDALAGQLMPIDFDQGTVIFAKGDSGDRLYIIASGKVKISDATTSDRESILAVMGPSDMFGELALFDPGPRTSTATAITDVRTVSMDRAVLRSWISGRPEISEQLLRVLARRLRRTNDAIMDQIFTDVAGRVAKQLLHLARQFGTQQGSVLRVHHGLRQTELAQLVGASRETVNKTLADFAVRGWILFDSSGLTILDTQRLVARAAK
- the whiA gene encoding DNA-binding protein WhiA, whose translation is MPSTQPVNLVKDELSSVAVARAHARKAEVAAMLRLAGGLAIIGNKVVVDAELDHLPSAQRLVSAVHTLYGSIPALHTMRNSTRSSDHYLLRVTHAENLARQTGLIDHRGRPISGMPPWIIRGTRDEVEAAWRGAILATGRLSLTGHRQGLTVSSPGPEAALALVGLARRLGVTAQRREDRGRDCIVVRGDDAVTTLLAQIGAPQTSTQWSNRRHHHRLASQTGTGRSPTFESANTRRAAAAAAESTARVQRAMHILGDTAPEHLKEVAALRLANPGLTLTELGGRAQPPMTKDTVAGRIRRLLNLADRTAARAGIPDTGASTFGILPG
- a CDS encoding MaoC family dehydratase — its product is MPIDPRAVGATTDPQDFTWTDRDTLLYALGVGAGVDDLAFTTENSHDIEQQVLPTFAIIACSPFAAALKIGSFNFGMLLHGSQEIRLHKPLPPAGRLRVHSEVADIQDKGEGKNAVVMLKGYGADPETGEVVVETLTTVVIRGEGGFGGQPGRRPTAPEFPDRAPDATVALPTREDQALLYRLSGDRNPLHSDPWFAQTLAGFPKPILHGLCTYGVAGRALVAELGGGDATKVHAVAARFSSPVFPGETLTTSIWRTEDGRAVFRTEAAAPDGSGARVVLDDGAAEYSSR
- a CDS encoding universal stress protein: MRLVVGYLATPGGADALALGVRFARTLGAEIELCVVLPPDRMVPALVNAGGYEQVLSRQAQEWLAEAMAGVPADVVVNPHVSFSDSFADGLIRETLRLDAVAIVVGGAGGGLAGRLSLGSVVNELLHSAPVPVAVAPRGIRLSGVERVREVTCALGERAGADVLLDTAVAASRAAGTPLRLVSLVALDPMLGGLRSDDPDAVREHALTHGRQVLDAAKESLPKDFPVTATVTDGSTVEDAVNKLPWRDGDLIMVGSSRLAAPRKLFLGSTAAKILRVVEVPIVVVPRTPYRDEGSMSPEIVGRAP
- a CDS encoding IS110 family transposase, which gives rise to MFTERTSIGLDVHARSVVAAAIDGVTGEVIRARLTPSYEHIQSWIAELPGPVAVAYEAGPTGFGLYRALTDTGVRCEVVAPSKLHKPAGDRVKTDARDALHLARLLRLDEVTSVSIPSVNQEAARDLVRAREDCRGDLMRARHRLSKLLLRHGIVYYEGAAWTDAHDRWLRSRVAPQLPTLATRMAFDSDYEQVLMLQARRRGLDSAIENIATDSEFTPVVRRMSCLRGVGTLTAFALAVEIGDWNRFTGNTIGAFIGLVPSESSSGSTRSQGPITKTGNTHARRLLVEAAWHHRPKYQARAVMRARWEKAPAAARARGHEGNRRLHNRWVDFLARRKRSTVANVAIARELAGWCWSLAVMDD
- a CDS encoding HNH endonuclease signature motif containing protein; protein product: MSGTATPLAAGQRLEVLFDEIAELCGQRNAIDGRLVQIVAELEREELCGLTGARSVSALVAWKTGVAPRNAETVVAVARRLEEFPRCAEALREGRLSLDQVGVIAERAAEGSDEHYAELASVATVSQLRTAVTMAPRPDPETPTESGPEVTKTSTGDRYTTYRIRLPRLEAATFDAAVQSHHDALIAEHPADTEEPFPTRVDAFMSLVEAGWDSDVARRPHGQHTTVVIHLDIDKPAAALHLGPVLSEDERRYLLCDATCEIWFARHGQPIGAGRATRTINRRLRRALEHRDRCCVVPGCAATRGLHAHHLQHWEDGGPTELSNLVLLCPFHHRLHHRGGLTLTGPADRLVVTDSDGRKLDGGALARPPTTPAPNVPPYPGPTGERAQWWWYPPFEPQSPPNDN